From Diospyros lotus cultivar Yz01 chromosome 4, ASM1463336v1, whole genome shotgun sequence, a single genomic window includes:
- the LOC127798759 gene encoding uncharacterized protein LOC127798759 — protein sequence MYDNSRARPGVPRQPPNPQPNPFGNAFVGSGSGLIRGGLGAYGEKILGSSSEYVQSNISRYFSDPQYYFQVNDHYVRNKLKVVLFPFLHRGHWTRITEPVGGRLSYKPPIYDINAPDLYIPLMAFGTYVVLAGFALGLHGKFSPEALNWLFIKGLMGWFLQVSLLNMTLFSLGSGEAPLLDIVAYAGYTFTGICMAVLGRIMWSYSYFFLIPWTCLCMGIFLVKTMKRVLFAEVRSYDSSGHHYLLLFIALAQFPLSIWLGNISLNWLF from the exons ATGTATGATAATTCAAGAGCTCGGCCTGGGGTACCAAGACAACCTCCAAACCCACAGCCAAATCCATTTGGCAATGCATTTGTTGGATCTGGGTCAGGACTTATAAGAGGTGGATTGGGTGCTTATGGAGAGAAAATTTTAGGATCAAGTTCAGAGTATGTGCAAAGCAAT ATAAGCAGGTACTTCTCTGATCCCCAATACTATTTCCAAGTTAATGATCATTACGTGAGGAACAAATTGAAGGTTGTTCTCTTCCCATTTCTACACAGG GGCCATTGGACAAGGATCACAGAACCAGTAGGGGGCAGGCTTTCCTATAAGCCCCCAATCTATGATATAAATGCTCCAGATTTGTATATTCCACTGATGGCATTTGGTACCTATGTTGTTCTTGCTGGCTTCGCATTGGGTCTCCATGGAAA GTTTAGCCCGGAAGCTCTCAATTGGCTGTTCATCAAGGGGCTGATGGGATGGTTTTTGCAAGTTTCTCTGCTTAATATGACATTGTTTTCATTGGGTAGTGGAGAGGCACCCTTGCTGGACATTGTGGCATATGCCGGCTATACCTTCACCGGGATTTGTATGGCTGTCCTAGGAAGAATTATGTGGAGCTACTCGTATTTCTTTTTAATACCATGGACGTGTTTGTGCATGGGAATCTTCCTAGTGAAGACAATGAAGAGAGTGCTTTTTGCAGAAGTGAGGAGCTACGACTCGAGCGGGCATCACTACCTCTTACTCTTTATTGCTTTGGCCCAATTCCCGCTTTCCATTTGGCTCGGCAACATTAGTCTCAATTGGCTGTTCTAA